The Oceanidesulfovibrio indonesiensis region CGTCCTTGCGCAGGTAGCGTTTTTCCAATGTCAGTTGCGACTCGCCGCCTTCGATGAGGCGCACCCGTTCATCCGTGTGTTTGTGGTGGTCTTCGGGCAGGCTCACGTCGTTGATATGCATGCCTGCGATCTCCTCGTGCGCATATCCCATTATCCTGCAGAAAGCGGGGTTCGCATCGATGAAGAAGCCGTCCAGGTCCGCGAGCACGATGCCGAACCCGGCTGCCATGAAAATGGCCCGGAATCGGGCCTCGCTGTCGCGCAGAGCGCGTTCAGCAAGGATCTTTTCGCTGATGTCAATGCCCGAGAGAATGACTTGCGGCGGTGCGTCCGGCATGCCGGGCAGTCTGGAGCAGGTCCAGGAGAGAGTGCGTTTCGAGCCGTGGACGTCCGAAATGGCGGCTTCGAACGATTCCCGATACTGGTGAGCCTGGGGCAGCGCCATGGCTTCAAGCTTGTTCCGAACAAGCTCGCGGTGGTCTTCGACGAAATGGTCGAGAACAGGCCCTCCGCCGCATCCGGATTCGCGATTGCAAATGTAGTCGCGGCAGGTGTTGTTGCAGCTGAGCACGTTGTGAGAAGTGTCGAGCACCAGAATGAGCGCGCCGGATGTATCCAGCAGGGTGGCGATGTAGTCTCGCTCCAGGGCCAGCTCTTCCTGGGCTCTGCGCCGTTCGGCCACTTCGGCTGTCAGCTGGTCGTTGGCGCGGATCAGTTCGCCGGTCCGTTCCGCCACTTCGGCGGCGAGCTGCTCCCTATGGCGCAGCAGGTTCTTCTCCGAGGTTTCCAGGCGCTCGATGGTCGATTCGAGGGCCGAGTTCACGGACTTGATGTAGCGGTTGGTCTCCTGACTCTCCATGGTGTTGGCCGTGGAGATGAGCAGTATGGGCAGCAGGGCGAAGACCGTGTCGGATATGGAGTCGCGACCGTCCCGCAGAATGGCCACGTACATGCCCCGGATGCGGGATGCCGTGGCCACGCTCTGCAGGAGTATCTGCTTTGAGCGGTCCGTGGTGGAAACCATCACCGGAGTCTGGCGTTGCAATGCGTAAGAGAACATGCGGTCCTCGATGATCGCCTCCACCTCGGCGGCGAGGCGTTCCCGCTCACCCTCTGGTCGCACGGCCTGGAGCGCGAAATCCGCCGTGTTCTCCTCCACGGTGTAGATGCCGGATACTTCGCTGGGCATGACGGCTTCCAGTTTTTCAAGAACCCTGGCGAGAAACGTCTGCGGCCCGGCATCGCCGCAGTGCAGGCCGCTCATGGCCACGGCGGTTTCCAGGGCGCTCATGGCGAGGTCTTTGTCCAGAATGAGCGACTTGATCCGGTCTTCGAGCAGCCGAATCCGCTTTTCCTTGGCCGTTGGATTCATTCGCTGAGACTCTCCGGCAGGAATGAGTGGATGATGTCGTCGATCATGTGGTCCGCCTGGCTGGCCATGGGCGCGATGTCGGACACGGAAAGGCCGAGGAGTTCCCAGGCCCGGTGTGATATAGGCGAAACGGCGAATTTGCCGCGGTAGCCGTTGCGCAGGGCGCGGGCGAGCACATCCGCCATGTGGAGCACGGCGCAATCCGTCTTTTTATCGGACAGATCCGGCTCATGGTGACAGCAGATGATGTGGCACAGGCTGTCAGGAAAATTCCATGCCTCCAGCATGGCTTCAGCAACCTCGGTGTGGTCGAAGCCGAGCAATCTGCGTTCCGCTTCGTGGATCAGACACGGAGCCTGCGTAGCCATGAGAAATACTTCGAGGGCGGCGTACGGGAAGGTCTTGAAGATGACGAGCCGGCCGATATCGTGGATCAGGCCGAGCAGAAAGAACCGCTCCTCGAAACATCCGGGGATGCGCGAAGCCAGGATTTTGGCGAAGATGCCGGTGGCGATGGAATGGGTCCAGAACCGCTTCATGCTGAAGAAGTCCTGAGGGATGTCGTCGAAGTATCGGACCACGGAAATGCCCAGGGTAAGGATGGAAAGCTCCTGCGCCCCGAGCAGGGTGGTGGCCCGCGCTATGGAGTCCACCTTGGTGGGCAGGCCGTAGAACGGGCTGTTCACCAGCTTCATGAGCCGCGTCGCCAGGCTGGGGTCCTTGCTCACCACCTCGGCCACTTGGGCGGAGGAGCTTCTGGGATTCTCCAGAACCGTCAGAATCTGGAAATAGATGTCCGGGAAGGAGACAAGCTCCACCTCCTGGGACACGATCTGCTCGACGCTCTCGGGCAGCATTGGCATGATGCTGTCGTGATTCGTCAGCACAGGCGTCTCGTGGCCGTCCTCAGCCTCCAGAACACGTTTGCCGGCGGCGAGGTCGGCCGCGGTGCGCAGGGTGGCGAGACGGCACAGCTCCGAAACGACAGGGTCGCTTCTGTCGCAAAAACGGAACAGCCGCTGGGCGTAGCGGTCGCTTTTTTCGAGAATTTCGGGATCGAGCGATTCCAGGGAGGCGGATGCGCAGGAGTCCTGCTCCAGACCGTTGATGTCAACCTGTGTCACGCCCCAGATTTTGAA contains the following coding sequences:
- a CDS encoding sensor domain-containing protein → MNPTAKEKRIRLLEDRIKSLILDKDLAMSALETAVAMSGLHCGDAGPQTFLARVLEKLEAVMPSEVSGIYTVEENTADFALQAVRPEGERERLAAEVEAIIEDRMFSYALQRQTPVMVSTTDRSKQILLQSVATASRIRGMYVAILRDGRDSISDTVFALLPILLISTANTMESQETNRYIKSVNSALESTIERLETSEKNLLRHREQLAAEVAERTGELIRANDQLTAEVAERRRAQEELALERDYIATLLDTSGALILVLDTSHNVLSCNNTCRDYICNRESGCGGGPVLDHFVEDHRELVRNKLEAMALPQAHQYRESFEAAISDVHGSKRTLSWTCSRLPGMPDAPPQVILSGIDISEKILAERALRDSEARFRAIFMAAGFGIVLADLDGFFIDANPAFCRIMGYAHEEIAGMHINDVSLPEDHHKHTDERVRLIEGGESQLTLEKRYLRKDGSLLWGRTTLTSVGDSSTNHRYIIGMVADISEQKELEQALRSAEETYRNIFENAVEGIFLARPDGPFLKVNPAMAHMFGYSSPDAFIQAIPSALEHLFPDSDVRSDCLEWLRDKGQVISCEGRTTRLDSEDIWISVSARALHDGRGNVLSIEGLAEDISDRKAREQHLRRLATIDELTGIPNRHLFLNRFDQLLAQSSRTGNILVLMYIDLDDFKDINDSHGHHVGDDVLAQAAARLRKRIRKSDDIARLGGDEFCVLISNPPSDDDIYALAGQILETLATPYKVDQLECRIGASIGIARFPLDGDTSTELLRKADSAMYAAKKEGGNRFSDYSDDNDPWA
- a CDS encoding HDOD domain-containing protein, which translates into the protein MIFIDDLTTGMVLAEDLHGPNGRLLLPKNTVLEDKHLRIFKIWGVTQVDINGLEQDSCASASLESLDPEILEKSDRYAQRLFRFCDRSDPVVSELCRLATLRTAADLAAGKRVLEAEDGHETPVLTNHDSIMPMLPESVEQIVSQEVELVSFPDIYFQILTVLENPRSSSAQVAEVVSKDPSLATRLMKLVNSPFYGLPTKVDSIARATTLLGAQELSILTLGISVVRYFDDIPQDFFSMKRFWTHSIATGIFAKILASRIPGCFEERFFLLGLIHDIGRLVIFKTFPYAALEVFLMATQAPCLIHEAERRLLGFDHTEVAEAMLEAWNFPDSLCHIICCHHEPDLSDKKTDCAVLHMADVLARALRNGYRGKFAVSPISHRAWELLGLSVSDIAPMASQADHMIDDIIHSFLPESLSE